GattttgggattttttttttcaattgatttaATTCGCTCTACGCTTAAACAGTATCACTCTAGACATGATATATAATAGGGCTCAATGACGTCGTTTGTTCCATGTAACCAATCCCACCTAGTGGGATgatgctttgttgttgttgttgacttGTTGTTTAGTTATTTTGTTGGATAATCCTGATGAACGAGTTGAACTAGAAATTTTATAATTAGAAGCAAGGTAGCTGACATTGTATATTTAGAGATGGGGGAATTTTGGTGGTCCCTTTTGGGTGCTGCAATCCCTTTGGTTGTTGCAGGACAAGCTTTTAGGGTGAAGAAGAGGAATGCAGAGGAGCAGAGGCTGAAGAGCACGAGGGGAAGAGAAAGGAGCTCCGATGAAATCTTTGTCTGCGAAAGGGTATGCACATCGAAGAGGATGTTGAAGAAGGTTGGCTCGTTCTCAAAGGACCCCATTCCTGATACTTGTGTCACTGTCTGTGGTGTATCTGACCTTGATGCGTGCGCTGACGCTTGCGCTCGCACTGTTTGTGTTAACCAGCATCAGGTACCTAATTGGAATGACATATGCCTTAGGAGGTGCCAGAGTGAATGCCTGAAACTCTCATCTCAATCTTCCTAACTGATGGATTGTCAGATTTACTGCAATGAAAAAGTTTGTGTATACATTTGCATGTTTTTGTTTCATCATTTTAACTCTATAATCCCAGTTTTCTTGGGTAACCCTATGGAAATGCAAATGGGAAATTAGTCAACTAGATAGATCATAGTTCATTTATGATCAAATGCTTGTTTCTTTTGCTGCTCTATCTGTAATTTCTGGTGGCATTCACACACGTTCAATGTTGTAGCATTATGTTATGATTGGCAACAAAGCAAAGCGAGGACGGCAACGCGAAATGCTCAGCGGAAAATGTAATGTTGCCACAATGGGAATGGGTGTGAGTGCTGCGCGAACTTTAGACTTCGGTGCATGAAGTGTGGAAACATTGCCATACTATTGCTCAATTTTCATTTCTATCTTAAGTATAAAATATGCTTTCTGTCTCTGActtttataattttcttaaaaaatattcataatgtttaatttcatttaattatctctgatattttttatttgtgtcaaaattatCTTTACACGTTAATTACATCTAAAATATTAGGGATACAAATCAAAATATCTAGAGATAGCTTTGACACAAATTAAACATGTTAGGAATAATATTGATTGAAATTAAACGTTAGaggtttttttaaaaattgtaaacttagagacaaaaaatatacttaacTTCTGTCTAAAAATACTAACTGTCCAAGCAGAACATTATTTAATATATTGATCATACTCTTGCTGCCCATTATTGTTCCTGAAGTTTACCGTTCTTATTTATGTCTCTTGGACAAAACATTTGTGTGTTTGTTTCTGTTTCTATAACTAAATGAGTTTCTGTATCTATTGTTTTTGTATTTCTGTCTCGAATAATTTTCAAATGCAACTAAATCTGTATTCTTTTTGGTCTTTCACCTCTCTAAAAAACTATCCAGCAATTGATGGCAGGAACCTTCTTTAACTGAAGACCAAGTAACTGTAAGAAGCTAAGATCAATAACAaggaaaatacacccaaaacctagaaaataaagacaactttacaaaagaaacatgttttgtaaaataataaaattgaaattttgaaagtAACAATCCAGCAGTTTTGCTTAAGCCATAAGGTAGTGTTTGGAAGAGAGATAGAAATTTAGAGACCGAAACTGAgaaacagagattgaaataagtaTTAGTATTGTATTTGGTATAAAGTGGGAGATAGAGACCaaaataagaatgaaactctaatttaatttgcacaaaagataaagttggaattaattaattgaaataggaGTATTTTAGAtgtaaaatgttattaaaatttcagtctccattTCTAAAAATTTCAGTTTTTTATGTCTCTACTTTTTGAAAGTACTGAAATTTTAACAACAAATATAATATTGAGTTCTAGTCTCTCAATTTCcgtctcaatacctcaaaataAACGCTATACATGTCCATATGCTTAGAGATTACGTATGGGGACATATTCATGATAAGTGTGAAGAATAAATTCCATGCTTTGTTATGATAGAAGCAGAATACCATGGAGCATGAAACCAGAACATTCAATTCCATAATTCTTTTTGGTCCCGGTTGATATTTccatgtatttatttatttatttatttatttttggttacAATTCCATGTATTTAATTTGATCAGTAGTAGCTCCTTTAAATTCAATTATGCTATTGCTATGTTAATCCACTGACGCCGAAGGTAGTCATAGATTAATCTTTAGTTTGTGGTATTGAGAGATATCGTatgcaaataaagaaaaaaaaaatatatgatttccTTATCTATCTATATACCTATCACAATATTTGATCAATAAACACCTTAAAGATTATAAAACTTAGAAACCTTTACTAATCAAGTAATCATGATCTCTTTTTGGTATTAGTATTTTTTGTGTTCCTTTTTTTGTATTAGTATGATATTGTGCCCGTTATTCTTAATTAATTCTAAaacaattattaaaatttataaatcaaTCATAGTTCGTAAAATtgtcaattatttttttatcatttttgaaGGATTGTAATTCTTGTTTTTTTTAGGAGATTATTTCTAATGTCAGCAAGTTTATCTTGATGAATATATCTAGGTCAACTTTGGTTGTTCCCTCATTTATAGAATCTTTACCGAGGCATACTTCATAAATCAATAATGGTACGAATTTACACATTATATAATCAAAGAGAATTTTTCCAAATTTGAACTAGATAATCTTTTTACTTGAAACTATAGAACAAATAGTGGTGCCTAATTAAAGAGAGCTATCTATCCATGTATTTACTCCCAATATTATAGTATCTACCATAGTACCATCCATAACGTGTCGCAAGAATAAACAAAGGACGCAAGTGCGCCCTACTTTAAATCTTATGCCACGTGTGGCGTGTCATCCCTACTGTCCGTACGGCCATGCCACACTAGCGTTGGCGTATTGTCGTTTTGCGGAATTTTGTTGGCTCTTTTGTCGTTTAACCCGCAAAAGGAGTGAAACGTCGTCTCAGGTCTTAGACAGAGGGAGACACGGGCAGAAGCCACGAGGCGCGTGTAGATCatgaatttataaattaaaatttaaattaaaaaattaataaaataaaaaaatgagtaaagtatcgtttttgtcctcaacgtttggggtaagtcctatttgtatccttaacgtttaaatcatcctatttgtatTCTTAACGTTTATAagagtgattcaatgttatcctactatcaattatactaacaaatcagattatatttttcaattattctcacttggatgtattcattctcaattaggtctcacttggatgtgttcgattttaatattatactcactatttgtgtttagattcaattatgtccctagaaaagtgaactgtgtaaatgttgtaggaattagtttcaacatttgatgagctatttttcggaataGATCATTGATTCTATTccaaacatttgtattctaacttcaagaagagatttttaaaattcaaagtaaagcgctcatgatgtgtaattgacggcaggataacattgaatcacttttacaaatattagggatacaaataggacgatttaaacgttagggacacaaatagaatttactcCAAACGTTTgggacaaaaatgatattttactctaaaaaaattaataaaatgatcaaataaaaaattaattatttttaaattaagatattaaaatatatattttataaaaattataaatttaatagtaattaaattttttttattttatcaattttttattttaaagaatttaaattttatatatatatatatatatatacacacaagaTGACAGATGGCGAGTGTTGAAGTTGCTATAGCTTATGTAGAGTGTTGTGCTGTTTGCGCTATCATGGATGATCTTTTGTCGGATGTATCATTTGAACATTGAAGAATGTAGatgaatatttgaaaaaagaGGGGAAAAAACGATATGTGCATCTGTTAAATATGAAtgactaatttttattatttgtatACTTTTTCGGGTGCACTTTGACGCCTTGAATTTTTTGAAGAATCCCAAATTTCCAGTTTTATTGTTATTTTACAAATATCATTTTGACATTTGTGTCGAAGTAAAATATTTTGGGCAGAGTATACATGGACTCTACCTcgaaaaatagaaataatagtAAAAATCGTCCTGAAATATATCTCGTTTTTTATTTTGGtcattaaaagataaaattaatcgaaATCGTCTCCAAAAAATACACGATttggtcacgttagtccttctATCAGTTGGATGATGACATGTCACGTTAAGTGTCACGTGACATGATGACGTGGTGGGTTAATGCCatgtgtc
The DNA window shown above is from Arachis ipaensis cultivar K30076 chromosome B08, Araip1.1, whole genome shotgun sequence and carries:
- the LOC107612921 gene encoding uncharacterized protein At5g64816 — encoded protein: MGEFWWSLLGAAIPLVVAGQAFRVKKRNAEEQRLKSTRGRERSSDEIFVCERVCTSKRMLKKVGSFSKDPIPDTCVTVCGVSDLDACADACARTVCVNQHQVPNWNDICLRRCQSECLKLSSQSS